The nucleotide sequence tgggCCCAAACTCTCTCACTGGTCTTGCAGTCTGCGCCCCAgtgggccccttgccctccacctaaggggtccctgaccccagcaagctacccaggggccaacctctatGCCTTGActagcagtctgggccccagactgccccattgccctccacctaaggtgtccctgaccccagcaagctacccagggcccaacctctctccctggacttggagtctgggccccagagggcgccCTTGCCTTCCAACGAAATGGTCCCTGACCCCAGAAAGCTACCCAGGGACCAAACTCTCTCCcttgacttgcagtctgggccccagactGCCCCCTTGCCCTACATctaaggtgtccctgaccccagcaagctacccagggtccAAGCTCTCTCCCGTTGccctttttttcaaaaaaaaaaaaaaaaaaaaaaaaaaaaaatttctactaatgttttgcttcttagacttttacacacctgaaacttgtctatagcgcttgttcactgctgctcttatagttgtgtaaattgcttccttgtcctcatttgtaagtcgctttggataaaagcgtctgctaaatgactaaatgtaaaatgtaaatgtaaatgtaaatggacttgcagtctgggccccagagggccttGTTGCCCTACACCGTAGGGGTCCCTGATCCTagaaagctacccaggggccatcCTCTCTCTCTTGACTTGCAGTCTGGGTaacagagggcccccttgccctccacctaaggggtccctgaccccagcaagctacccaggggccaacctctctccctcgACTTGCAGTCTTGCCCCCAGAGTGCTCCTTGCCCTCCCCCCAAGGGATCCCTGACCCAAGCAAGCTACCTAGGGGCCAAACTCTCTCCCTGGACTGGCAggctgggccccagagggcccactTGCCCTCTAGCTAAAGGACCCCTGacaccagcaagctacccaggggccaacctctatCCCTGGACTTGCTGTCTGGCCGCCAGAGTGCCCAATTGCCCTACACTAAAGATGTCCCTGACCCCAGTAAGCTACCCAGGGACCAACCTCTCTCACTGGTCTTACAGTCTGCGCACCAGAGGGCCaacttgccctccacctaaagggtccctgacccaaGCAAGCTATCCAGGGGCCAACCTcgctccctggacttgcagtctgggcccctcAGTTCACCCttaccctccacctaaggggtccctgaccacaacaagctacccaggggccaacctctctccaatgacttgcagtctgggtcccaaagtgccccttgccctccaactaAGGGGTGCCTGACcgcagcaagctacccaggggtaaaacctctctccctggacttgcagtctgggccctagtgggcccccttgccctccacctacgGGGTCCCTGACCTCAGCAGGCAACCCAATGGCCAACATCTCTCCCTGGACaagcagtctgggccccagagacCCCTTTGCTCTCCCCTTAAGGGGTTCcagaccccagcaagctacccaggggccaacctctctccctggacttgcagtctggccccagagggcccccttgccctcaaCCAGAAGTGTCCCTGACCCCAACAAGCTACCCAGGGAAAAACCCCTGCCCCTAGATTTACAGTCTGGGCCCCTGAGAACCCCTTTGCCCTCtagctaaggggtccctgaccccagcaagctacccaggggtcaacctctctccctgaacttgcagtctgggccccagagggccccttgccctccctCTAAGGCAGCCCTGACCTCAGCATCCCTGACCTCAGCATCCCTGACCTCAGCAGGCTACAGTgccagccactgtccctgggtggcagtttgggctcttgagggccccttgccctccagttGCACGGTCTGTGGCCCCAACGGGCTACCCCAGGggacagccactctccctgggtggcagtttggtctcttgagggccctttgtcctccagctgcagggtctgtgacccaggcaggctgccccaggggccagccactgtctCTTGGTGACAGTTTGggttcttgagggccccttgcccttcagctgcaggttCTCTGACctcagcaggttgccccagggacccgccactctccctgggttgtagttttggctcttgagggccccttgcccttcagttGCAGGGTCTATGACTCCAGCAGGCTGCCCCTGGGGCCGGCCACTCTCCCTGGgtagcagtttgggctcttgagggccccttgccctccagctgcagggtcggTGACTtaggcaggctgccccaggggccagccactccccctgggttgcagtttgggctcttgagggccccttgtcctccagctgcagggtctgtgaccccagcgggctgccccaagGGCCAgttactgtccctgggtggcagtttgggctcttgagggccccttgaccTTTGgttgcagggtctgtgacccaagcaggctgccccaggggccagccactgtccctgggtgagAGTTTGGgatcttgagggccccttgccttaagctgcagggtctctgaccctagcaggttgccccagggtccagccactctccctgggttgtagtttgggctcttgaggggccttgccttccagctgcagggtctgtgaccccagcaggctgccccaggggccagacaCTGTctctgggtggcagtttgggctcttgagggccccttgcccttcagctgcagggtctctgacacCAGCAGGTTaccccagggtccagccactctccctgggttacagtttgggctcttgagggccccttgccttccagctgcagggtctgtgaccccttTGGGCTGCCCCAGAGGCCAGCCACTCTCGCtaggttgcagtttgggctcttgagggccccttgcccttcagctgcagcgTCTCTGACACCAGCAGGTTGCCCCACGGTCCAGCCTCTCTCCCTGGGTTGtaatttgggctcttgagggccccttgccttccagctgcagggtctgtgacccccagcaggctgccccagggcaATCGACTGttcctgggtggcagtttgggctctgaaGGTCAAaattgccttccagctgcagggtctgtgaccccagcaggctgtcCCAGGTGCCAGCCACTGTTTCTGGGTAGCAGTtttggctcttgagggccccttgcccttcagctgcagggtctctgaccccagcgggtTGCCCCACGGTctagccactctccctgggttgtagttttggctcttgagggccccttgccttccgactgcagggtctgtgaccccagcaggcaaccccaggggccagccactctccctgtgttgccgtttgggctcttgagggccctttgtcttccagctgaagggtctctgaacacagcgggctgccccaggggcctgccactctccctgggtggcagtttgggctcttgagggccccttgtcctccagctgaagggtctgtgaccccagcgggctgccccaggggccagctactgtccctgggtggcagtttgggctcttgagggccccttgtccttccagctgcagggtctgtgaccccagcaggctgccccaggtgccagctactgtccctgggtggcagtttgggctcttgagggccccttgtcctccagctgcagggtctgtgaccctagcaggctgccccaggggccagttactgtccctgggtggcagtttgggctcttgatggCCCCTTGTCCTTCAGATGAAGgttctgtgaccccagtgggctgccccaggggcctgccactctccctgggtggcagtttgggctctcgagggccccttgtcctccagtgaagggtctgtgaccccagcgggttgccccagggtccagccactctcacTGGGTTGcaatttgggctcttgagggccccttgtcctccagctgcagggtctgtgtcCCCAGTGGGCttccccagggtccagccactgtccctgggtggcagtttgggctcttgagggccccttgtcctccagctgcagggtctgtgaccccagcaggcttccccagggtccagccactgtccctgggtggcagtttgggcccttgagggccccttgtcgtccagctgaagggtctgttaccccagcgggttgccccagggtccagccactctccctgggttgcagtttgggctcttgagggccccttgtcctccagctgaagggtctgtgacccaggcaggctgccccaggggccagctactgtccctgggtggcagtttgggctcttgaggcccccttgtcctccagctgcagggtctgtgaccccagcgggctgccccaggggccagctactgtccctgggttgcagtttgggctcttgagggcccattgtcctccagctgcagggtctgtgaccccagcgggctgccccaggggccaactactgtccctgggtggcagtttgggctcttgagggcccgtTGTCCTCCaactgaagggtctgtgaccccagtgggctgccccaggggcctgccactctccctgggttgcagtttgggctcttgagggccccttgtcctccagctgaagcaACTGTGACCCCAgcgagctgccccaggggccagctactgtccctgggtggcagtttgggctattgagggccccttgttctccagctgaagggtctgtgaccccagtgggctgccccaggggcctgccactctccctgggttgcagtttgggctcttgagggccccttgtcctccagacGAAGGaactgtgaccccagcgggctgtcccagggtccagccactctccctgggttgcagtttgggctcttccagctgcagggtctgtgaccccagcaggctgccccaggggccagctactgtccctgggtggtagtttgggctcttgagggccccttgtcctccagctgcagggtctgtgaccccagcaggctgccccaggggccagctactgtccctgggtggcagtttgggctcttgagggccccttgtcctccacctGCCGGTATCTGTAAAGTACCAGTGGCGAAGCTCTCAGCATCACTGATGCACACAAGCCCTCACAGCACGTCAAGCTGCAAACCACATGAGGGACCCTAACCTAACCTACCCTACCCTAACAGACGCCACAAATCACTAAACGCATCGAAACACTCTGAAGAGTCCAGCGACTGACCAGCAACACGAGAACAACCGATCAGAAACCCTCAACAAACGTGCAGAAACCCACCTGAAGACCACAGCAATGCAGTAAAGACCACCGAGAGAACCAAGAGCCTCAAGTCAACAACACCAACAATCAATAAAAGCCAGCaatttatgaaacaaaacatgcaaaaggaaacttactgtgaacttgctctacatctatgtacagtatatacatacacaggccTGCAGTGTGGTTTGGGACACTGTGAAGATTCAGCATCTGGGCCTCTTTCTGCTGGGCTTCTCAGGCAGTGGCTCTCCACTGATGTCCACATGGACTCGAGGAGCGATGCTGTTTGGTCTGGATCCACATCTGCTCTCCGTGATGAGGATTCGTCCATCAGCCTGCTCCGTCTCTTCCACTACAGGACACCTGAGCGCCTCCCACAGCCGCTGCTTGATCTCCAGGCCCAGCTGCAGGCTGTAAGGACGGTTCTTTATCATGGGCTCCACCACAGAACGGTAGATGTCCTGGTAGGCCTGAACACTGTAGCCATGAATGGTGAGTGGCTCCTCCTGCTGTCCCGCATCCACTGAAGACACTGGGGATGCTGGATGGAGAGGTGGACGTAGAGGTGGAAGGACAGCCTCGTTCCTCAGGTGATGCTGCTCCAAACCTGGGTCAGAGATACTGTAAGTGTGATCTAACCTGACCACAGCTGCAGGATCCTGAACAGATGGGACACCCTCCAGGCAGAAGTCTTTCAGATGGGCTGGAAGAGTCCTGGTCCTTCGGAGGCGTCGTTGCTCCATTAAGATCAACTTTCCAAATCAGACAAATCTGCTGAAACTTGTCAGACTGGAGAGTTCAAAGAGCTTGAGTGAGCAGATTCAGAGAGTTGTGTTGATTTCCAGTGTAAACTCAAGTCGCCGTGGTGACAGAATATTGAACtggtttaaatgtaaacaacagtTGATCAGCAGAAAGTCAATCAGAGCAGTAGAAGAGCTCTTCTCCATTGATTCTCTGTTACACATTTGGTCTTTTTAcagaataaatatgcaaatatagtgtacacatttaacaaattttaagttaaatgtgattatataataataataataataataatattaattaattttttagatCATAACTGGGTTTAGAacccacaataaaaataaaaactaaaacatactatctgcaattatttatttatttatttataaagaagaTTTCAGTGATTTTTTGATTTATAGTGCCATTTTCTATATTAGAAATGCGGTcccttttttaatttatattacccTAAAAATAACAGTGGCGtggttttaaatataaaatataatataaagtacgAACAAACAAAGGATATTCGAGCAATGTGGCTAAATTGGGTAGGACCAGTgggtatttttttaatgattttagttgattttctatatatatatatatatatatatatatatatatatatatatatatatatatatatatatatatatatatatatatatatatatatatatatatatatatataggtctgCGAAATGGACAACTTGAATCACACCAAACCACAAGATGGCagtatgattataaatgtttagTTGAAGCCAGACGGAAAAAAAACCCCGGAAAAAGCGTGTTGATCACTTGACCATCAGTGGATGCTTAGTGTTTTTGACAAGTTTtcgatttatatatatttctttttcctttttttgtcctCCTATGCTGCACTTAACGGATTTATTACAACTTAGCAACGGATTCGACCAAACTCATATGATAGTAGCGACTTAATAATATTAACAcagacattttatataaaaattgcatatttaaagtgaataatctgttttttttgtggggttttttgtacattttaattgttttctgGATAGGCTAAGTTATACCGTCGTGTTTCATAGTGGACCGTGTCTGTTCGAGCTGACAAGACTTCCATATGTTTTCCAAACATTAAAAAGATATAAACTGTTTTAACTATAAACATAGCGTATTAAAACCAGACTACGCTGAATAAGTTATGGGATATGGCTACACCAGAGCTGATGCTGAGCCTTGGACTAATTGGTAAGTTAAAAAAACTGAAGTGTTAAACCATTTATATATGTGTAGATTATGTGTTAACAAAAGTTACATAAAATAAAGTGATAATTAAACAAGAAATACAATTCTCTTATTATTAATTGacccttatatatatttttttaacccatGGAAGAATATTTTTCTTTCTGGCCTGGtcaccattcactttcattctgTGGTGACAATATACAGTGATAGTCAATGTGGACTGAGGCAGCCACTCTCTAGCATTTTGTCATTTGGTTTTGTGTAGAAGAAAACGCCATGAAATTGAATAACATGAATTcagtataatttataaaataattattatattgctAGTAACATAATTTCTCTTTTCCACAGAGAAGGATGTAAATGCAGACACACTTTGGGTTTGGTGTTATCCTTCCATCGATGCTGATCTTCGAGAAGTGATGTTGAGAAAATGCTGCTTGACGCTGGACAATCAGGTACTGCACACCTTTGTATTTGGACAGTACTGTCGGACGTGGTACTACATCACCACTGTCGAGGTCCAGGAGCCCACTGTGCTTAAAAAGGTACGAGACTTAGAGATTTAACCTACTATCTACCTAATTCTAGAGTACTTTAATGGGTGAAAATTACAATAACATCACAAATGACTGGATGAGTTATGTAAATGGATAAACTTAAAAGAGTGGGGCTGAATAAAAATGTCTAGCATTGTGTTAACCACTTATTTAACAATCTCTGTGAGTGTGCATGAATAAAATTACTATTAgataataatttagtttgaaaaaaaatctagagTTGTGTTTGACAAGAATCTCAAAATGAGTCCCCAAAACATAACTTCCATCTGGACAATGTGGAGCATTTCATTCaggttttaatatttttgtggacaATTGAGAGGGTGGGAgttataaaatattacagtgcgtactaaaatgtattttgtgactTCTTCTATTTATATGTGTGTTAGcctaaagtacatatttttaatgtaaatgataACTGAATGTTCCATTTCATTCAAAGGTGACACATTTCTCAATAGTTGTCACAGCTAAGGACTTCAACCCTGAAAAATACGCTGCATTCAGTAGAGTTCTGTGCAGGTATGTTTAACACACTCCCTGTGTTGTATGTGAATGAATGGTTTTAGTGTTAAAGTGCCACTAGGaggaattataataaataaattaaattaagtccATATTTTGGTTTCGGAAGTCCCCAAGAACAAGTTGACATACaggcaagtaaaaaaaacaacaaccttttttgtttacaatacgcatttatatatatatatacacacacacacacacacacacacacacacacacacacacacatatatatatatatatatatatatatatatatatatatatgtatttgctttttttataaacatttatttaaagatttgcaaTGACACTGGTATAGgtgtctcatgtcatcatatacaataatatattatacaattatactATTATACAATCGTCCATCGGCTAGTAATTCAAGTCTTTTATGAAGTgtaaaattaacaatttttttttaaaacaaatatgaaataattataaaaatagtcTTTTAAGATACATTGTTCAAAAATTGCCATAGAGGATTCCAGATATGCCAGAAATCATCTGATTTTTGACGCAAGTCATGAGTCAGTTTTTCTAAGAGTAAGAAAATGGCCGATTTATCCACATATTGACAGAAGGAATGTTAGGAGGATGATAAATAACTGGAGATAGGGCAAAAGATTTACCAATAATCTTCTGAACTAATTTGTGgatttctatatatataatatttttatatattataaataaaaattaaagtataaaatattaaagttttaTCACAGTACGTTTTTATTACAATAgacataactttttttatttaaatgatataaaGTCTGTTCTTTAAAACAAGATCAGAATGAGAATTATATTCAAAAGCATTCCAGAATTATATTCATAATTTCCAACGTTACTTTTGCTGGCCTAcaccattatttattatttggtcATTATTTTTGTCTGTAAGCATCTTTTTGATTTTGTCCAGGACATACATGAAACATGGAAGTCCTGTGAAGATGATGGAAGGCTACATTGCTGTTCTGACTAAAGGAATATGCCAGAGTGATGAGAACGGCTCTTTCCTTCTTAAAGATTATGATGTCAGGAAGGCTCTCCTGGCTGGCTCTTTAAAAGGTAACAATGAACATTTTAATGCACATTACAAGCACTTCCAGTAGCATTTAGCAAGAACTGAACAGCTAATGTCACCTGATGTAATGCATCATATACTTTTACTTATCATAGCCATGTgcttaataataaattttatttaaacctTTCCAAAAAAACGTctcatttcagttaaaaaaagCTTTATAGTTTGTTGCAGTATAGTTAAGACTTTATAAgacatatcatttaaaaaaaatttttttagatgttgtgtCACAGTTTGGTATGGAAACCATCATCCTATACACAGCACTAATGCTGAAGAAACGAGTGGTGGTGTATCATCCACGAATTGAGGCACTGCTGGAGTTCACAAGGTAAACACTGAAATTTCTATGAAAAATAAATTTCCTTAATTAGCATTCTTAATCCTATTGAGGAAGATTTACTAAAATATGTAGAAGTTAtattgtaaatttaaaaattacTTCTCTTGATtttgttattcaaaatatcttcattgtcACATTGCTATTGAGAAATCATTCTGACATGCTGTTCTAGTGCTCAGAAAACAATGTTTTAGCAGTTTTtccattaatataatattatggaCATTTTGAAATtccagctttaaaaaaattatggatTGAAATAATGGattgtaaatgaaaataaaatatatagattatatatatagtatatagaattattagccccctttgaatttttctttcttttttaaatatttcccaaatgatatttaacagagcaaggacattttcacagtacgtctggtaatattttttcctctggagaaactcttatttgttttattttgactagaataaaagcagtttttaattttttaaacaccattttagggccaaaattattagcctctttaagctatatattttttttgatattctacagaacaaaacatcattatacaataacttgcctagttaacctaattaacctagtttagcctttaaatgtcactttaagctgtataaaagtgtcttgaaaaatatctagtaaaatattatttactgtcatcatggcaaagataaaataaatcagttattagaaatgagttattaaaactattatgtttagaaatgtattgaaaaaaatctctcggttaaacagaaactgtggacaaaaaataaacaggggggctaataattctgacttcaattgtacacgtctaaaatctacataaaatatgtacatatacacaagtataaaataattacaaactcAAATAATTACAAACTCAATTTAGGTGGAGATAggtggagatatatatatatatatatatatatatatatatatatatatatatatatatatatatatatatataggacaacatgaaaaactacaataaaaccattgatcaaatataaatatgtgcAACAGAAAAACTCATATGACTTGACCACAACTGATCTCATGTGATTGGATAACAAGACAACTTTGTTGTCTTCGCAGCTTTgctaaaaacataatcaaaatattttTGCAGAAACAAAATACATTTGCAGCAAGATTCTTTGATGGTCGTAAAAGAATAATTTACAAATTTTATGAACCTTTGATAAAAAAGTggtaaattttaaaacaaaacaaaaaatgtaacatgaaacttttaaatataatttttttgataatagtgatttttttttaaaaatggtaacaCTACATTATGGTGTGTTAGTTAATGATAATGAATTTcctaatatgaacaaacaatgaacaaaacgtTTTTGCTAGTGATTGTTGGTTAATGcaaattcagtcattcattgttagctcacggtgcattaactaatgttaactagcatgaatttggatgttaataatacaTCAGTAAATGTTGGACTATGatttataaatgctgtacaagcattgttcattATCAGTTCATGTTAGATACATTATCTAGTGAAACCTTATTTTAaggtgtgatttaaaaaaaaaaaaaaaaaaagtttttttttttttttttttgtgaaagcagAGCTCTTCCTGGTCTAGTGTGGCATAGGAAAGATTGGTCCATCCTTCACCCTTTTGTTCACCTGGACAATGATGAGCTGGAAAACCTAAAGGTCTGTACAGGTAAGGATCATTTCTTTTCCTTCTAATACACTAGATATTGATATGTTTACCACACTTTGCTACATGTAGTACTATTATTAATCATTTCTGTGTTCTCTGCAGGGTATGTGGCAGGGTTTGTCGATCCTGAAGTCAGAGACCGATCAGACTTGTATGATGTGTTTGTTAATCTTCCAGACAGTGAGATTACTGTTTCACAAAATGCCAAAGGTGAGAGATTTGTGACTGGCACTGAGCTGAATCGACATGTGGATGTTTAACCCACTGTACCGTCTGTTTATAGAGGCAATGTCAATGGGGAAACTCCATAAAGAGATCGGCAACTTCATAGTTCAGGCTGCAGAGGACGCTGATCGCACAGATGCACAGGTTATTAAGGTGAACTATGAATAACTACACAACATGCTGTATTTTCTGGTAAATACTTACAGTATTTTAACTTCTTTCCACAacatatattacaaaaatgacttgcataatgcaactcaaaattATCAAAACATGCACAAAAAGTCTTCCGGAGATATCTTCCGGAGATTTGCGGTCATCACCCTCAGATGTATGATAAAATCAATATTTGTCCACTGATTtgtgctataaatgcaatttctgtatgATTCAAATCATTTCAATCGATTTTATGATCAAAATCGCTGTATTTTGCATATCTCCTGTTTAATTACACTGTAAGCAGCGAGGTGAGGCAGCACCGAGCTATGCCTCGCATCAAATTGTGCAATCCCTTGCAAACTGGGTTGAGCCAATGTGatggtttattaaaatgtttttatacactGTAGATGTTTTTATTGTATGTCCTCACTTTCCATGTAATAGATAATGTATTTCACGAATGTCTGGTAGTGTAAGGACATAAAGCCCCACTGAAAAGACATAAGGTGAGGCAGGCAGTAGCTCTACCTCAATGAAGGGGGCGCACGCGGGTTCACAGTTATTCTTTTTCGGTGGTTGCTCTTC is from Danio aesculapii chromosome 13, fDanAes4.1, whole genome shotgun sequence and encodes:
- the dennd10 gene encoding DENN domain-containing protein 10, translated to MATPELMLSLGLIEKDVNADTLWVWCYPSIDADLREVMLRKCCLTLDNQVLHTFVFGQYCRTWYYITTVEVQEPTVLKKVTHFSIVVTAKDFNPEKYAAFSRVLCRTYMKHGSPVKMMEGYIAVLTKGICQSDENGSFLLKDYDVRKALLAGSLKDVVSQFGMETIILYTALMLKKRVVVYHPRIEALLEFTRALPGLVWHRKDWSILHPFVHLDNDELENLKVCTGYVAGFVDPEVRDRSDLYDVFVNLPDSEITVSQNAKEAMSMGKLHKEIGNFIVQAAEDADRTDAQVIKEISVKTKEILSNLMSLADDADNSKLTLESLKQRHYPPATENFLFHLAAAEQLLKI